The bacterium nucleotide sequence TTAAAGCAATCTCTAAAGCTCTAGTTAGAAGTAGTCCTTTTCCTTTGAGTTGAGCTTTAATGCTATAGAAATTGATATAAATTTTCGAATATTTAAGCACGATATCTCCCATATACTCCAAAAAATACGTGATGTCGTTTCCTGCATTCCTTGAATTCATAATGGCATTATAATAACCTTGTTTATGGATTCTGTTATTGATAGCTTCACTTACCAACAATAAACTCAATGATGGAGCGTGTTTGAGATTATACCAAAATGATAAAACTCTGGCCATACGACCATTGTAATCAAAATAGGGGTGCAGATAGACGAGATAATAATGAACAATATGAGAGGCAATCAAATGTTCTTCATACATTTTATCTTTGTTCATAAAGTCGATGAGTTGGCTCATTAATGTTGGTAATAAATTCCAGTCAACACCACGATCTACAACCGCATTGGCACCATCCACGATATTCACTTCATCATGACGATAAAGGGCGTTTGGAATTAATTGTTCAGTATCCTTTAAACACTTCTTTGATAATATCTTATAGAGCCGAAAGATGTTTTCTTCGGTGATGTCATGTCCTTTTACAAACTCATAGCCTAAAAGCATATTTTTAACAATGATATCGTTTAGTTGATCTAAATCTTCATAATTTGCTTGATCAAGTTTTTCGATTTGTGCTCGTGTACTTCTGATACCTTCGATTGCCAAGCTCGACTCAATTTCCGAAAAAACGAATCCATTAAGAATTTCCGAATTACGAAAATCGGAGAATTGATTCATCTCCGAGTTTCTAATAAGGTCTTGACTACCTTGAAAATGCATCACGATTTTTTCATTTTTCCAATATAATAAATGAGTTCCAGTTGGACTTTCTAGTGGCGTTTTTTGATACTCATCATCCCTGTATTTTTCCAAAGATATTTCTTTTAAATCTTCTCTATTTAGGCCAAACTTATAGATCAGCTCCGATTGGGTAGGATAATGATCTAATTTTTTGCATATTTGCTTAAATTTCTCATAAACGCTCATACTAACACCTCAAATATAGTTTACAATATTGTTTACCGCATGTCAATATACATGTTTACAATACTGTTTACATATAATCCATGTTTGAAAGTATGGCTCAAGGGACACTACCAAACGCAATCAATATTCCTTTAGACCAAATCACAGACATGTATACCATGATTCCCAAAGATAAGAAAGTTATTACATTCTGTGATACTGGAATTCAGGGCTATAATGCAGAACAATTTTTAAAAAGCCAAGGCTATGATGTCTACAATCTAGATGGTGGCTATACTTATATTTCAAAGATGTTAAAGGAGAACACATATGTTTAAAAATGTAGATACAAAAGAATTACTATCAAAAATAAAAGCTAATGATGCGAAAGTCATTGATTGTCGTGAAATTTATGAATATGAATAAGGTCATATCCCGGGTTCAATCAATATGCCAACTTCAAACTTCTTAAAGTACATAAACTTGATCAATAAAGAGGACCACTATTATGTGATCTGTCTAACAGGATCAAGGTCATTCATGGTCGCAAGATATTTAGATGAACAAGGCTATAAAGTAAGTAATGTCTCTGGAGGTATTATTACCTATCCTGGAGAAATCACTGTTTAATTAAAGCTGATATGAAAATACCCTATCTGGATGTGCATTTGCATATCATCTAGATAGGGTTTTCTTTCTTAGAAATCATAAATATCATAGAAACTCAATTGAGTGGCCCATATTCAATTAATGATCTTAAAAAGGGCTCAATACTATAAGATTAAGAAAAGATGGTACTTGATCTTGAACAAATGAGTCTTTTTTTGATGAAATTGACACTTGGAAAAGAATAATGATGTGTAAAAATTATGTCGAAAAAAAATTAATCATGAAAACACTAATTGTAAAAAACAAACAGAATGACACTAATCGTGATCTTCTTACTTTATTGAAGAAACAAAAAAACTCACATCCAACAAAACATGAATGTGAGCTTAATCGATTTGAATACTTCGATTATCTAAATGACAATAAGTAAACTGCAGTGTTCGCTAATGCAACTAAAGTAAAGAATGTTGTAGTAAAGAATACAGACGTCCAGATGTTTCCTGTCTTCTCAGAGAATCGTCTCATGATAATACCAGCTACGGAAAGTGTTGGGATAAGCCCAATGAGTAGTATTGAAGAAAGTGTAAATGTTGGGAAAGGAGCTACTGAAGTATTATAGAGGACAAAATATTGATAAACCAAGAAGAAAATAACAGGCCCTACTAATAGGAATACAGAAAGCAAATCACCTTTCCAAGATTTAACACCTTTTGTATTGACGTAGACTGCTATAGCTGCTGCAAAATAATAAATGAAGAATGCAGGAATATAGCGCAATGCAGCGACAAATTGTTGTGAATTGAAAATCTTAATCGCATATGTATAGAATCTGAAGTCTGTCAAGAAAATCCATTCAACGATACCAATTAATAAGAAGAATCCGATGACAAGAACCATTGCTGTCATAAAGCTCATAAGGATTTGCATCCAAGATGCTTTTAGACCATATGGGTTTTCAACGTTCTTGTTAAAGTTGAAAATCGGTGTCGTAGCAAATGTCACAAGAAGGAGCAATCCACCAGCAGCAACTGCCCAATAAACGATCGTGTTAATCGATGGTGCACTCCAATAAAATGATTTGGTAAACAAGGTTGGATTCATTAATAACCAACGATATGCCAATGCAATGAAAATAATGATTGCACTTCCCAATGTGATCTTTTGAGCTAACTTAGTTGTTGTATCATCTTGCTTAATTAAAGCAGCAACCCATCCTAAAATGATAACGACGAATACACCACCTATAATATAGTGCATGGTCTTCGC carries:
- a CDS encoding rhodanese-like domain-containing protein; the protein is MAQGTLPNAINIPLDQITDMYTMIPKDKKVITFCDTGIQGYNAEQFLKSQGYDVYNLDGGYTYISKMLKENTYV
- a CDS encoding Fic family protein translates to MSVYEKFKQICKKLDHYPTQSELIYKFGLNREDLKEISLEKYRDDEYQKTPLESPTGTHLLYWKNEKIVMHFQGSQDLIRNSEMNQFSDFRNSEILNGFVFSEIESSLAIEGIRSTRAQIEKLDQANYEDLDQLNDIIVKNMLLGYEFVKGHDITEENIFRLYKILSKKCLKDTEQLIPNALYRHDEVNIVDGANAVVDRGVDWNLLPTLMSQLIDFMNKDKMYEEHLIASHIVHYYLVYLHPYFDYNGRMARVLSFWYNLKHAPSLSLLLVSEAINNRIHKQGYYNAIMNSRNAGNDITYFLEYMGDIVLKYSKIYINFYSIKAQLKGKGLLLTRALEIALKYVLAIPVTGEGFFDWKDYKDFSHDSFSKQYYLRLLNDLTELQILKVIEHKKSNLYQLNADLWDLIL
- a CDS encoding rhodanese-like domain-containing protein — protein: MPGSINMPTSNFLKYINLINKEDHYYVICLTGSRSFMVARYLDEQGYKVSNVSGGIITYPGEITV